A genomic region of Venturia canescens isolate UGA chromosome 7, ASM1945775v1, whole genome shotgun sequence contains the following coding sequences:
- the IleRS-m gene encoding isoleucine--tRNA ligase, mitochondrial encodes MLRCFGPGSIRKLKRKEAESSMVATLMNTRGKCLLFTLSRGKSFRKLYTETNKKEDVKQHYSVLLPKTNFPTWIKSEKRVELDKYLIDKCGFGELYTWQRENLQGPDFILHDGPPYANGVPHMGHAVNKILKDITIRSKAIRGRRVQYVPGWDCHGLPIELKALTSLKKDDTELTPLEVRKLARKYASKAVKQQRTVFESWGIMADWKDSGCYLTYQVPYITNQLRRFFELYEKKLVFRDFKPVHWSPSSRTALAESELEYNDRHESRCVIVRFLLTKLPEALGQFDGKKVYALAWTTTPWSLVANQALAYSADTTYCVVKDERGNLYLIAKDVIKSIEQKIGSLEQLLDLKGSELSKAEYAQPITEKNLPFLRGDHVKTDVGTGLVHTAPAHGSEDFLVGLENNLSVLCLVNEEGRYTSDAGEKFVGLEVLTEGNKAVIEFIGDNIVYEEYICHSYPYDWRTKKPVLTLASRQWFIDTNSLKKKAIESLNNVEIHSCGQKNSSANALYKQIQQRPYWCISRQRAWGIPIPTLYNKNTGEMILNRAFVERLCSLIAQNGCDCWWSMSVEELVGTKLLHEYKLKATDLEKGQDIMDIWLDSGLSWSAVLPDGKADVYIEGLDQFTGWFQASLLTSVALQGTSPYKALFVHGFAVDEKSEKMSKSLGNVIDPEEITKGGKNKKEKPAYGVDTLRWWVANHGCQHTQIPISDKLLRASAGSVQQIRAILRFLLGAIHPYDSCADVEAQYLFLDKFMLHRLYHYNNEIQGFYDNYQFHRICQTILNFIVNDVSSIYCQLVKDRLYCDEATSPCRIGAVGVMGEILAVLVRTLAPIIPLLAEEAWLYHPENLASVPLHHSAHILPDNWNDPDVESVVNTALLMRKHVNKLTRTNTWEFNATIRTNAEQFAALSVLHPERVASNSELCDILQVSSTTLIDDASCTTANIHLEPIKSKLCSRCRRYPESAPGSVCNRCAQINDSPTI; translated from the exons ATGTTAAGGTGTTTCGGTCCAGGTTCCATaagaaaattaaaacgaaaagaaGCTGAAAGCTCAATGGTGGCTACGCTCATGAATACACGTGGAAAGTGTTTACTATTTACATTATCACGTGGAAAAAGTTTCAGAAAATTGTATACCGAAACCAATAAAAAAGAAGATGTCAAACAACACTACTCCGTATTATTACCGAAGACTAATTTTCCAACGTGGatcaaaagtgaaaaaagagtCGAATTGGATAAGTACTTGATAGAC aAATGTGGATTTGGAGAGTTGTACACTTGGCAAAGAGAAAATTTGCAGGGTCCTGATTTTATACTGCATGATGGACCACCTTATGCCAATGGAGTACCTCATATGGGGCATGCTGTAAACAAG ATTTTGAAAGATATTACGATACGAAGTAAAGCCATAAGAGGTCGGAGAGTTCAATACGTACCAGGTTGGGATTGTCATGGTTTGCCAATAGAATTGAAAGCCTTGACGAGTCTCAAGAAAGATGATACAGAATTGACGCCTCTGGAAGTTCGCAAACTGG CTCGAAAATATGCTAGCAAAGCAGTGAAACAACAGCGTACAGTATTCGAGTCTTGGGGAATAATGGCTGATTGGAAAGACTCGGGTTGTTATTTGACCTATCAAGTTCCATACATTACAAATCAGTTGCgacgttttttcgaattgtacgaaaaaaagCTTGTATTTCGAGATTTTAAGCCTGTTCATTGGTCACCTTCGTCCAG GACAGCTCTGGCAGAATCCGAATTGGAGTACAATGATCGTCACGAGAGCCGATGTGTGATCGTGCGTTTTCTGCTGACAAAATTACCGGAAGCTCTTGGACAGTTTGACgggaaaaaagtttatgcTCTTGCTTGGACGACCACACCATGGAGTCTAGTTGCGAATCAAGCCCTCGCCTATTCCGCAGATACCACGTATTGCGTCGTCAAGGATGAGAGAGGAAATCTCTACCTAATTGCCAAAGATGTAATCAAGTCGATTGAGCAGAAGATTGGTTCATTGGAACAATTACTCGATCTCAAAG GAAGTGAACTTTCAAAAGCGGAATATGCCCAACCcataacagaaaaaaatctacCATTTTTACGAGGTGACCATGTTAAAACTGATGTTGGCACCGGATTAGTTCATACCGCACCTGCTCATGGGTCTGAGGACTTTCTCGTTGGCCTTGAAAACAACTTGTCCGTT CTGTGTTTGGTAAACGAAGAAGGTCGTTACACATCGGATGCGGGTGAAAAATTCGTCGGACTCGAAGTACTGACTGAAGGAAACAAAGCTGTTATCGAATTTATCGGTGATAACATTGTTTACGAGGAATACATTTGCCACAGTTATCCATATGATTGGAGAACGAAAAAACCAGTTCTTACGCTCGCAAGTCGTCAATGGTTTATCGATACAAATTCGTTAAAGAAAAAAGCTATC GAAAGTTTAAACAATGTGGAAATTCATTCTTGCGGCCAAAAGAATTCGTCAGCGAATGCTCTGTACAAACAAATACAGCAACGACCGTATTGGTGCATTTCACGTCAGCGAGCGTGGGGGATACCAATACCAACGCTTTATAATAAAAACACTGGTGAAATGATATTAAACAG AGCATTCGTGGAGAGATTGTGCAGTTTGATCGCACAAAATGGATGTGACTGTTGGTGGTCGATGTCAGTTGAGGAGTTGGTAGGAACGAAACTTTTACATGAGTACAAACTCAAAGCGACAGATTTGGAAAAAGGGCAA gACATAATGGACATTTGGTTGGACAGTGGTTTATCGTGGTCAGCTGTTCTTCCTGACGGTAAAGCCGATGTATACATCGAAGGCTTGGACCAATTTACCGGGTGGTTTCAGGCCTCGCTACTCACGTCCGTAGCCCTACAAGGAACTTCACCTTACaa AGCTTTGTTCGTTCATGGATTCGCGGTCGATGAAAAATCCGAGAAAATGTCGAAATCGTTGGGTAACGTCATAGATCCCGAAGAAATTAccaaaggaggaaaaaataaaaaagagaagcCCGCATACGGCGTCGATACGCTTAG ATGGTGGGTCGCCAATCATGGTTGCCAACATACACAAATCCCCATCAGCGATAAACTCTTACGTGCGAGTGCAGGATCTGTTCAACAAATCAGAGCtattttacgatttcttcttGGTGCCATCCATCCTTATGATTCCTGTGCCGATGTTGAAGCACAGTATTTATTTTTGGATAAATTCATGCTTCATCGACTCTATCACTACAACAATGAG attcaAGGATTTTACGACAACTACCAATTTCATCGGATATGCCAAACAATATTAAATTTCATCGTGAACGACGTATCCAGTATTTATTGTCAACTCGTCAAAGATCGATTGTATTGCGACGAAGCAACATCGCCCTGCAGAATCGGAGCGGTTGGTGTGATGGGTGAAATTTTGGCAGTACTCGTCAGAACGTTGGCACCGATCATACCACTTTTGGCAGAAGAAGCATGGCTTTATCATCCCGAAAATTTAG CGTCCGTACCATTGCATCACTCTGCCCACATTTTACCTGACAATTGGAACGACCCGGACGTGGAAAGCGTAGTAAACACCGCGCTGCTCATGAGGAAACATGTAAACAAATTGACGAGAACGAATACTTGGGAATTCAACGCAACAATCAGAACAAATGCGGAACAATTTGCTGCTCTGTCG GTGTTACATCCGGAACGCGTAGCATCAAATTCCGAATTGTGCGATATTCTTCAGGTTTCTTCAACGACTTTGATCGATGACGCCTCTTGCACAACTGCGAATATTCATTTGGAgccaataaaatcaaaattgtgtAGCCGCTGTCGAAGATATCCGGAGAGCGCACCTGGATCAGTTTGCAATCGTTGCGCGCAAATTAATGACTCACCAACAATCTGA